The Rhodovastum atsumiense genome segment CCGCGGTGATCTGGACCACCCAGCGCAACCGGGCCGCGTTGTCCGCGCCGAACCACGCGACCCCATCGGCCCAGGTCGGCGTCACCTCGCGGCCGGAAGCGTCGCGCGTTTGCAGACTGGCAACCCGGCCTGTTTCTGGCCGGTGCACGGTCAGGGTCGCCCCGGCGATCCGACCGGGGGTGCCAACCAATGAGGCCAGGGTTTCACCACCGGGATAGCCAAGCAGCATCACGGCTGCGCCCGGTGCCAGATGCCGCGCGGCCGACAGGCGAAGCGACGGCAACGCTCCGCCCGCAGGGGGAGCGAGCAGGGCAAGATCCAGATCGGGATCTTCATAGACCACGCGCCAGGCACCGCGTCGCCCAACCTCAACCAGGGGCAGATCGGCCTGGCGGCAACGCAGTACCAGGTGGGCGTTGGTCACCACCAACCCCGGCGCCACTGCGAAACCGCTTCCCGCACTATGGCGAACCGGAGGTGCCTCGGGGACAGCCGGCTGCGGCACCGCCCCGGCCACTTCGCCTGTCAGCAGCCCGCCCGCCAGCAATGCACTGCCCGCGAGTGCGCCAAGCACACTCCAAACCATTCTTCTCCCGGCCATATTCCCGATGCCGTGCCTACAATCAGGCTTCCTCGTTTTCCAAAGGCTTTCGGATAGCATGGCTCACGGCATTGTGCATGCGAATCTCACTGGCCACAAATCTGCGAAACTTACTGGCAAGAGCGCGTGTTGGTGGTATTTTGCCTGGTGAATCAACCATAGGTTTAAGGTGCGCGGCCTCCCCCTTCTCATCAGACTGGCTCATGCGGAAGCGGACGAACGCCGGATCGAGCTTGGTCGGATTGCTGCAGCCCATGCGGCCGCGCAGGCAGCGGTGGCGGCGCATGTTCGGCAGGCTGCTGCGGAGGCCGATCTCGCGGCGACCGGGCCGGAAGCGCTTGCAGCCTATGCCGCCTGGGTGCGCCCCGATGCGCAACGCCGCGTGGCCCTGGACTCGCGGCGCGCGCAGCTCGAGCGCACCGAGGAGGCGGCCCGCACTGCCCTGCGCGAAGCGGTGGTCGACTTCAAGCGTCTGGAGACAGTGCAGCAAAATGCCGAAGCAGCGGCAAAGCGGGCCACCGACCGCCGCACCGCCGTACGTGCGGACGAAGCGCAGATATTGCGCAAACTGCAGCTCGAACGCCTCGCCTGATGGCGAAACAACCAGGGGAAAGGGAACGAATGGACACCCGCATTGGCATCATCCAGGTCCCGGTCAGTTGCCAGGAGCGCGCCAAGGCATTCTATGCGCGCACACTTGGCTTTCACGTCATCAGCGAGCAACCGCTCGACTTCATGAGCCATGCGGGGCTGCGCTGGGTCCAGCTCGAGCCTCCGCAGGGGGGAACCACGATCTCCCTGGTTACCTGGCATCCCACGATGGCACCCGGCAGCCTGACCGGGCTCACGCTTGAAACCGATGACATCGAGGCGACCCATCGGTCACTTGCGAAAGCCGGATTACATATCTCCCCCATTACCCTTGCTCCCTGGGGAGCCTGCATTGCCACGTTCCGGGATCCGGATGGCAATCACTGGCTGCTGCAGCAGCCACGCCGGACGGCGGCCGCAAGTCCTCCGTCCAGGAATGAGCCGAGGTCAGTCGTGCGGGAAAACTGCATGGCCTAAACGGGCAGCGCATGCCGATCGGGTGGTCGGTTGGGATATTCCCCCGGCCGACTACCCGACCGGTAAGTCCGGAGTTCATGTTTGC includes the following:
- a CDS encoding S1 family peptidase, translating into MVWSVLGALAGSALLAGGLLTGEVAGAVPQPAVPEAPPVRHSAGSGFAVAPGLVVTNAHLVLRCRQADLPLVEVGRRGAWRVVYEDPDLDLALLAPPAGGALPSLRLSAARHLAPGAAVMLLGYPGGETLASLVGTPGRIAGATLTVHRPETGRVASLQTRDASGREVTPTWADGVAWFGADNAARLRWVVQITAGTGPGGSGGPVMDGAGAVVGVVFAGQAGGPTYAVPLADLVGFLVRAGFVPDFAPPYEGTPNWPMVQDAAAGSMVRLAC
- a CDS encoding VOC family protein; its protein translation is MDTRIGIIQVPVSCQERAKAFYARTLGFHVISEQPLDFMSHAGLRWVQLEPPQGGTTISLVTWHPTMAPGSLTGLTLETDDIEATHRSLAKAGLHISPITLAPWGACIATFRDPDGNHWLLQQPRRTAAASPPSRNEPRSVVRENCMA